Proteins found in one Triticum aestivum cultivar Chinese Spring chromosome 4D, IWGSC CS RefSeq v2.1, whole genome shotgun sequence genomic segment:
- the LOC123100629 gene encoding zealexin A1 synthase-like, with the protein MEQPAYCLCLFLALLLPLLLLLKLYRRNHGARYGGVCLPPGPWQLPVIGSLHHLAGNPLAHRVMADLARRLDAPLMYLKLGEVPVVVATSREAAREIMRTHDAVFASRPWSSTFKSYEMDGQGLIFARYGALWRQLRKICVMQLLSPRRVQSFRRIREEEVARLVAAVAATPPGELVNVSQRIAVLITDSAIRAMIGDRFKKREEFLQAIDEAVKLFSGFFNLGDLFPSSRLASFIGGTARLAQENSRKCSELMEYVINQHEDQSSVEEQEDLVDVLLRIRKEGGLEVPLTMGTIKTVIFDLFGAGSETSATTLQWAMSELMRHPNVMRKAQAEVRSNCQGKHKLTEDDLADLKYLQLIIKETLRLHPAAPLLIPREASEPCKILGYDVPKGIMVLVNAWAIGRDRKHWEDPDEFKPERFESGMVDFKGSNFEYIPFGAGRRMCPGMIFAQASMEIVLATLLYHFDWELPAGDKPGNMDMNEEMGITV; encoded by the exons ATGGAGCAACCGGCGTACTGCCTCTGCCTCTTCTTggctctcctcctccctctcctgctcCTCCTCAAGCTGTATAGGAGGAATCATGGCGCCCGCTATGGCGGCGTGTGTCTGCCGCCCGGCCCGTGGCAGCTGCCGGTCATCGGTAGCTTGCACCACCTGGCCGGAAACCCTCTCGCGCACCGGGTCATGGCCGACCTCGCGCGCCGGCTTGACGCGCCGCTCATGTACCTCAAGCTCGGCGAGGTCCCCGTCGTCGTGGCCACGTCCCGGGAGGCCGCTCGCGAGATCATGCGGACGCACGACGCCGTCTTCGCGTCGCGGCCGTGGAGCTCCACCTTCAAGTCCTATGAGATGGACGGGCAAGGGCTGATATTCGCGCGGTACGGCGCCCTGTGGCGGCAGCTCCGCAAGATTTGTGTCATGCAGCTGCTCAGCCCGCGACGCGTCCAGTCTTTCCGCCGCAtcagggaggaggaggtcgcacggCTCGTGGCCGCCGTCGCAGCCACGCCGCCCGGCGAGCTCGTGAACGTCAGCCAGCGGATCGCTGTGCTCATCACTGACTCCGCGATACGCGCCATGATAGGTGACAGGTTCAAGAAACGTGAGGAGTTTTTGCAGGCCATCGACGAGGCGGTCAAGCTCTTCTCTGGGTTCTTCAACCTTGGCGACCTATTCCCCTCGTCGAGGCTCGCGAGCTTCATCGGTGGCACGGCGCGGCTTGCCCAGGAGAACAGCCGCAAGTGTTCGGAGCTCATGGAGTACGTGATCAACCAGCACGAGGATCAGAGTTCCGTGGAGGAACAAGAGGACCTAGTGGACGTGCTCTTGAGGATACGGAAGGAAGGTGGCCTCGAGGTGCCTCTCACCATGGGAACCATTAAAACCGTTATCTTC GATCTGTTTGGTGCTGGGAGCGAGACCTCAGCGACAACACTCCAATGGGCAATGTCAGAGCTAATGAGGCACCCAAACGTGATGCGAAAAGCACAGGCCGAAGTGCGCAGTAATTGCCAAGGAAAGCACAAGTTAACCGAGGATGACTTGGCTGATCTCAAGTACCTCCAACTCATCATCAAGGAGACACTGAGGTTGCATCCAGCTGCACCATTGCTTATCCCCAGGGAGGCTTCGGAGCCTTGCAAAATCCTTGGGTACGACGTACCTAAGGGCATTATGGTGTTGGTGAATGCGTGGGCAATTGGCAGAGACCGTAAGCACTGGGAAGACCCTGATGAGTTCAAGCCAGAGAGGTTTGAGTCTGGCATGGTTGATTTCAAAGGATCAAACTTTGAGTACATACCATTTGGGGCGGGACGAAGGATGTGCCCTGGAATGATATTTGCACAAGCGAGCATGGAGATCGTGCTTGCCACTCTCCTCTACCACTTCGACTGGGAGCTCCCTGCTGGAGATAAGCCAGGGAACATGGACATGAATGAGGAGATGGGCATCACAGTTTGA